In the Solibacillus sp. FSL K6-1523 genome, one interval contains:
- a CDS encoding ABC transporter ATP-binding protein — protein MSTSKRLYLYALKFKSPILIGLLLLTIAVVTDIAGPFIAKYIIDHYMEPGNLQAEPIIWLLSVFFLLAVVTAVFRYFMNIYLQRGANRVVQQLRKDVFGHIQKLPIEYFDNLPAGKVVARVTNDTEAIRNLYVTVLSQFATSFITIAGVYVALFILNWKMALVALIFIPIVYIWMILYRKYASGYNHVIRTKIADINAMINESINGMTIIQAFRREDQMTQEFDKMNDEHYEYHRKLLVLDSATSHNLVNFLRLGMFAVFVFYFGTQSITLPEAVSAGTLYAFVDYMTRLFNPITNLVNQFSQLERSLVAGSRVFELLDQTGENVSEERIDRYKGNVVFDNVSFAYKNDEYVLRNIQFEAKQGETIALVGHTGSGKSSIMNLLFRFYDPQKGRIVIDGQDITKLPRQAVRQHMGIVLQDPYLFTGTIETNVSLNDERISRETVEKALAAVGGDRVLAKLEKGIDEPVIEKGSTLSSGQRQLISFARALAFDPAILILDEATSNIDSETEEIIQHAMEVLKQGRTTFIIAHRLSTIKNADKILVLDRGEIVEQGSHDELVALGGKYELMYRLQSGALS, from the coding sequence ATGAGTACATCAAAAAGGCTGTATTTATACGCTTTAAAATTTAAATCACCGATACTCATCGGTTTACTGTTATTAACGATTGCGGTTGTAACGGATATTGCAGGTCCGTTCATTGCGAAATATATTATTGACCACTATATGGAACCAGGTAACTTACAGGCTGAACCGATTATTTGGCTTCTTTCTGTATTCTTCCTGCTTGCTGTTGTAACAGCGGTGTTCCGTTATTTTATGAACATCTACTTACAGCGCGGGGCAAACCGGGTCGTGCAGCAATTGCGCAAAGACGTTTTTGGGCATATTCAAAAGCTCCCAATCGAATACTTTGATAATTTGCCTGCTGGAAAAGTCGTTGCCCGTGTGACAAACGATACAGAGGCAATCCGCAATCTTTATGTAACGGTGCTTTCGCAGTTTGCTACAAGCTTCATTACGATTGCAGGGGTTTATGTAGCACTGTTTATTTTAAATTGGAAAATGGCACTTGTTGCGCTTATTTTCATTCCGATCGTGTATATATGGATGATTTTATACCGTAAATACGCATCTGGGTACAATCATGTCATCCGTACGAAAATTGCAGATATTAACGCAATGATTAATGAATCGATTAATGGCATGACAATTATTCAAGCATTCCGCCGCGAAGATCAGATGACGCAAGAGTTTGATAAGATGAACGATGAACATTACGAATACCATCGTAAATTACTCGTTCTCGACTCGGCTACTTCGCATAACTTAGTAAATTTTTTACGATTAGGAATGTTTGCAGTATTTGTATTTTACTTCGGTACACAATCAATCACGTTACCAGAAGCTGTTTCAGCCGGAACACTTTATGCTTTCGTTGATTACATGACGCGTCTTTTTAACCCAATCACAAACTTGGTCAATCAATTTTCACAGCTTGAACGTTCACTCGTTGCGGGTTCTCGTGTATTTGAATTGTTAGATCAAACAGGAGAAAATGTTAGTGAAGAACGTATCGACCGCTACAAAGGAAATGTTGTATTTGATAACGTATCATTCGCTTATAAAAATGATGAGTACGTATTGAGAAACATTCAATTCGAAGCAAAGCAAGGGGAAACAATTGCACTCGTTGGGCATACAGGTTCGGGGAAAAGTTCGATTATGAATTTATTATTCCGTTTCTATGATCCACAAAAAGGGCGCATCGTTATTGACGGGCAAGACATTACAAAACTTCCTCGCCAAGCAGTTCGCCAGCATATGGGCATCGTTTTACAGGACCCTTACTTATTTACGGGTACGATTGAAACGAATGTGAGCTTAAATGACGAACGCATCTCGCGTGAAACAGTGGAAAAAGCGCTCGCTGCAGTTGGTGGCGATCGGGTTTTAGCAAAATTAGAAAAAGGTATTGATGAACCCGTTATTGAAAAAGGAAGCACACTTTCTTCCGGTCAACGTCAGCTTATTTCATTCGCACGGGCACTAGCCTTTGACCCAGCGATTTTAATTTTGGATGAGGCTACATCGAATATTGACTCTGAAACAGAGGAAATTATCCAGCATGCGATGGAAGTTTTAAAGCAAGGGCGCACAACATTTATCATCGCGCACCGACTTTCTACTATTAAAAATGCCGATAAGATTTTAGTGTTAGACCGCGGTGAAATTGTGGAGCAAGGTTCGCATGATGAGCTTGTAGCATTAGGTGGGAAATATGAGCTGATGTATCGTTTACAATCGGGGGCGCTTTCATAA
- a CDS encoding GNAT family N-acetyltransferase — protein MVYKNNVDDISPTMLNGFFVDWPNPPIPQTHLKLLKNSSKVVIAFDENTDEVVGFITAISDSVLSAYIPFLEVLPEHKNKGIGKELVKRMLQQLDDIYMIDLCCDDDLISYYKNFGMIKSNGMLVRNYEMQSGITMK, from the coding sequence ATCGTATATAAAAATAATGTTGACGACATTTCACCTACTATGTTGAACGGTTTTTTCGTGGATTGGCCTAACCCTCCAATTCCACAAACGCACTTAAAACTATTGAAAAATAGCAGTAAAGTGGTCATTGCGTTCGATGAAAATACAGATGAAGTAGTTGGGTTTATAACAGCCATTAGTGATAGCGTCCTATCAGCCTATATTCCGTTCCTTGAAGTTTTGCCCGAGCATAAAAACAAAGGCATTGGGAAGGAATTAGTAAAACGTATGTTACAACAACTAGATGATATTTATATGATTGATCTGTGCTGTGATGATGATTTAATCTCTTACTACAAAAACTTTGGCATGATAAAATCAAACGGCATGCTTGTACGGAATTATGAAATGCAGTCTGGGATTACAATGAAATAA
- a CDS encoding CueP family metal-binding protein: MKFKLLSVALLAVGILAACGDEKGTDGGQSPEQPTQTQPETKEPTTTQGQTDDIKALVESYSSNKTTDEQASITSTQLIVTDKDGNATTYDLPEEEFFVSIAPFINQTHPCTNHSLTGCQGELVSQEFDVFIENEKGEVIVDEKITTLENGFFDLWLPRNQAYIIQIEQDGKKVEGGITTFDEDGTCITTLQLK, encoded by the coding sequence ATGAAGTTTAAATTATTGTCAGTAGCATTATTAGCAGTAGGTATTCTTGCAGCATGTGGTGATGAAAAAGGAACGGATGGAGGACAATCTCCAGAACAACCGACTCAAACACAACCTGAAACGAAAGAACCTACAACAACACAAGGACAAACAGATGATATTAAAGCATTAGTAGAAAGCTATAGCTCAAACAAAACAACAGATGAGCAAGCATCCATTACATCAACACAATTAATCGTAACGGATAAAGATGGTAATGCAACGACATACGATTTACCTGAAGAAGAGTTTTTCGTGTCGATTGCGCCATTCATTAATCAAACACATCCATGTACAAACCATAGCTTAACAGGCTGCCAAGGGGAGCTAGTGAGCCAGGAATTTGATGTGTTTATTGAAAATGAAAAGGGAGAGGTTATTGTAGATGAGAAGATTACAACATTAGAAAATGGTTTCTTCGATTTATGGCTACCTCGCAATCAAGCATACATTATTCAAATCGAGCAAGACGGTAAAAAAGTAGAAGGTGGCATTACAACGTTTGACGAAGACGGTACATGCATTACGACATTACAGCTTAAGTAA